A portion of the Capra hircus breed San Clemente unplaced genomic scaffold, ASM170441v1, whole genome shotgun sequence genome contains these proteins:
- the ZNF275 gene encoding zinc finger protein 275 yields MMDENAQSQEMASTSSPRASEPSPEVKQNRDSVGEGGSPQNLPVEHHFACKECGDTFRLKVLLVQHQRIHSEKKGWECGDCGQVFHGVAELNEHRKSHVAAEPQPGPSWVLSGAVEKREQMEKEAKPFECEECGKRFKKNAGLSQHLRVHSREKPFDCEECGRSFKVNTHLFRHQKLHTSEKPFACKTCSRDFLDRQELLKHQRIHTGHLPFDCDDCGKSFRGVNGLAEHQRIHSGAKPYVCPHCGKLFRRSSELTKHRRIHTGEKPYECSQCGKAFRQSSSLLEHQRIHTGERPYACGDCGKAFRGPSDLIKHRRIHSGLKPYECDKCGKAFRRSSGLSRHRRTHSGARRCECSECGRVFKRRSALQKHQPTHHE; encoded by the coding sequence ATGATGGATGAAAATGCACAGTCACAGGAGATGGCTTCCACAAGCTCCCCCAGGGCCAGTGAGCCCAGCCCTGAGGTCAAACAGAACAGGGActcagtgggggagggaggaagccccCAGAATTTGCCTGTAGAGCATCACTTTGCATGTAAAGAGTGTGGGGATACCTTTCGGCTTAAGGTCCTCCTGGTGCAGCACCAGCGAATTCACAGTGAGAAGAAGGGCTGGGAGTGCGGCGATTGCGGGCAGGTTTTTCATGGGGTGGCTGAGTTAAATGAGCACAGGAAGAGCCATGTGGCTGCAGAGCCCCAGCCGGGCCCCAGCTGGGTCCTCAGTGGGGCCGTGGAGAAGAGGGAGCAAATGGAAAAGGAGGCGAAACCCTTCGAGTGTGAAGAATGCGGGAAAAGGTTCAAGAAGAACGCGGGCCTCAGTCAGCATCTGCGCGTCCACAGCCGAGAGAagccctttgactgtgaggaATGCGGCCGCTCCTTCAAGGTCAATACCCACCTCTTCCGCCATCAGAAGCTGCACACTTCGGAGAAGCCCTTCGCCTGTAAGACGTGTAGCAGGGATTTCCTGGATCGCCAGGAACTTCTCAAGCACCAGCGGATACACACCGGCCACCTGCCCTTCGACTGCGACGACTGCGGCAAGTCCTTCCGAGGAGTCAATGGCCTGGCAGAGCACCAGCGCATCCACAGTGGAGCGAAGCCCTACGTCTGCCCCCACTGTGGCAAGCTCTTCCGGAGGAGCTCAGAGCTGACCAAGCATCGGCGGATCCACACTGGCGAGAAGCCATACGAGTGCAGCCAGTGCGGCAAGGCCTTCAGGCAGAGCTCCAGCCTCCTAGAGCACCAGCGCATCCACACCGGGGAGCGGCCCTATGCCTGCGGCGACTGCGGCAAGGCCTTCCGGGGGCCTTCCGACCTGATCAAACACCGGCGCATCCACAGCGGACTGAAACCCTATGAATGCGACAAATGCGGGAAGGCCTTCCGCCGGAGCTCCGGCTTGAGTCGCCACCGGAGGACCCACAGTGGAGCAAGACGCTGCGAGTGCAGCGAGTGTGGCCGCGTGTTCAAGAGGCGGTCAGCGCTGCAGAAGCATCAGCCAACCCACCATGAGTAG